The Salvelinus fontinalis isolate EN_2023a chromosome 31, ASM2944872v1, whole genome shotgun sequence genome has a window encoding:
- the LOC129829868 gene encoding opsin-5-like, with the protein MGNASDTALFVSTISKELDFLMGILYSIFCVLSLLGNGILMLVAYRKRLSLKPAEFFIINLSISDLGMTLSLFPLAIPSAFAHKWLFDEITCQFYAMCGVLFGLCSLTNLTALSSICCLKVSFPNYGNKFSSSHACVLVVAVWCYASVFAISPLAQWGHYGPEPYGTACCIDWHAPNHELSALSYIVCLFLFCYALPCTVIFLSYTFILLTVRGSRRAVQQHVSSQTKTTNAHSLIVKLSVAVCIGFLGAWSPYAIVAMWAAFGDATIVPPAAFALAAIFAKSSTIYNPMVYLLCKPNFRKCLCRDTSTFRNRICRGSPRPEQKDPFGSISQPSQRNNKEMSISYGQPESPVACLHCAEDGAPCQTGTTSQRTACILTGSTYGEVTVSQLSANLQADFL; encoded by the exons atgGGAAATGCTTCAGACACAGCCCTGTTTGTCTCCACAATCTCAAAGGAGCTTGACTTCCTCATGGGCATACTCTACAGCATATTCT GTGTTCTGTCTCTCCTGGGGAATGGCATCTTGATGCTTGTTGCGTATCGTAAGCGCTTGTCCTTGAAGCCGGCCGAGTTCTTCATCATTAACCTGTCCATCAGCGACCTTGGGATGACCCTGTCTTTATTCCCTCTGGCCATTCCCTCTGCATTCGCTCACAA GTGGTTGTTTGATGAGATCACCTGTCAGTTCTATGCTATGTGTGGGGTTCTGTTTGGTCTGTGCAGCCTGACCAACCTCACagctctctcctccatctgttGCCTCAAAGTCAGCTTCCCTAACTATG GTAACAAGTTCTCCTCGTCCCATGCCTGCGTCCTGGTGGTGGCTGTGTGGTGTTACGCCTCTGTTTTCGCCATCAGTCCCCTGGCACAGTGGGGACACTACGGGCCCGAGCCTTATGGCACTGCCTGCTGCATTGACTGGCACGCGCCCAACCACGAGCTGTCAGCCCTGTCCTACATCGTCTGCCTGTTCCTTTTCTGCTACGCTCTGCCCTGCACCGTCATTTTCCTCTCCTACACCTTCATCCTGCTGACGGTGCGCGGCTCTCGCCGGGCCGTCCAGCAGCATGTGTCATCCCAAACCAAAACCACCAATGCACACAGCCTCATTGTCAAG TTGTCGGTAGCAGTATGCATCGGTTTCCTTGGTGCATGGAGCCCTTACGCCATAGTGGCCATGTGGGCGGCATTTGGTGATGCCACCATCGTGCCTCCTGCTGCATTCGCCCTGGCGGCCATCTTTGCCAAATCGTCCACCATCTATAACCCTATGGTCTACCTGCTGTGCAAACCCAACTTCCGCAAGTGTCTTTGCCGAGACACGTCCACATTCCGCAATAGGATCTGCAGGGGCAGCCCCCGGCCTGAACAGAAAGACCCCTTTGGATCCATATCACAACCATCCCAGAGAAACAACAAGGAAATGAGCATCTCATACGGACAGCCAGAGAGCCCCGTGGCATGTCTGCACTGTGCTGAGGATGGAGCTCCTTGCCAAACAGGGACCACGTCCCAGAGGACTGCCTGCATACTGACCGGCTCCACCTACGGCGAGGTGACTGTCAGTCAACTCTCTGCCAATCTGCAGGCTGATTTCCTCTAG